A genomic window from Pseudoalteromonas piratica includes:
- a CDS encoding FMN-binding glutamate synthase family protein — translation MTIMQKAYWLILTLGNLITFFLWQYHADDLTFILFVFSLIYSVIGFYDVFFSKRNLNRLYPVVAYIRYFLESFRVEIQQYFIANDTEEKPFNREQRSLVYQRSKSVRDTIAFGTQRDLLEENYLSLWHSLAPCDVKEEHKRTLIGGPDCKQPYSASRLNISAMSFGSLSSNAIEALNLGAKKGGFSHNTGEGGLSPYHLKHGGDIVWQIGSGLFACRTPNGDFNADIFREKSALPQIKMIEIKLSQGAKPGHGGVLPKAKITEEIARIRLIDQDKDCISPAAHPKCKTPKELLNFVAELRELSQGKPVGFKLCLGNPAEFLSICKAMLEMDIYPDFITIDGAEGGTGAAPVEFSNRLGMTCLESIYLIHNALIGLGIRDKISLIAAGKTASAFDLLAKLALGADSVNAARTMMMALGCIQSRSCNTNECPTGIATQDPARAKAIDIESKSERVKNFHKNTLHAFYELLGSMGLDDPDKLLPQMVKRRSPYGLLMSVGSLIKPLHEGEILENKPLGNWSIWWQQASSEHFYVYDDSILQPQELSRDNL, via the coding sequence ATGACAATTATGCAAAAAGCCTATTGGTTAATACTTACCTTAGGCAACCTAATTACATTCTTTCTGTGGCAATACCACGCAGATGATCTTACTTTCATTCTTTTTGTCTTTTCACTGATTTACAGTGTAATAGGCTTTTATGATGTCTTTTTCTCAAAGCGTAACTTAAATCGTTTATACCCTGTTGTTGCTTACATTCGTTACTTTTTGGAATCCTTTCGCGTTGAAATTCAGCAATATTTTATTGCTAACGACACAGAAGAAAAGCCTTTTAATCGCGAGCAGCGTTCACTGGTTTACCAACGCTCAAAATCAGTAAGAGATACCATTGCATTTGGTACACAAAGAGACTTACTCGAAGAAAATTATTTAAGCTTGTGGCACTCATTGGCACCGTGTGACGTAAAAGAAGAACATAAGCGTACCTTGATCGGCGGACCAGACTGCAAGCAACCTTACTCAGCATCACGTTTAAATATTTCGGCCATGAGCTTTGGCTCGCTCAGCAGTAATGCAATTGAAGCGCTTAACCTTGGCGCAAAAAAAGGGGGCTTTAGCCACAATACAGGCGAAGGCGGCTTAAGCCCTTATCATTTAAAACACGGTGGGGATATTGTATGGCAAATTGGTTCTGGCTTATTTGCATGCCGCACACCAAATGGCGACTTTAATGCTGATATATTTCGCGAAAAGAGCGCCCTACCACAAATTAAAATGATTGAAATTAAGCTTTCACAAGGCGCTAAGCCCGGCCATGGTGGTGTTCTACCAAAAGCAAAAATCACTGAAGAAATTGCCCGTATTCGTTTAATTGACCAAGATAAAGACTGTATTTCTCCTGCCGCGCACCCTAAATGTAAAACCCCAAAAGAACTACTTAATTTTGTTGCTGAGCTTCGTGAGCTAAGCCAAGGAAAACCGGTTGGTTTTAAGCTTTGCTTAGGAAACCCTGCCGAGTTTTTGTCAATTTGCAAAGCCATGTTAGAAATGGATATTTACCCTGATTTTATCACTATTGATGGTGCCGAAGGTGGTACAGGTGCTGCCCCTGTTGAGTTTTCAAACCGCTTAGGTATGACGTGCTTAGAGAGTATTTATTTAATTCACAATGCATTAATTGGACTTGGCATTCGCGATAAAATATCACTTATTGCTGCAGGTAAAACGGCATCAGCATTTGATTTACTCGCTAAACTAGCACTCGGTGCTGACAGTGTTAACGCAGCACGCACCATGATGATGGCCTTAGGTTGTATTCAATCGCGAAGTTGTAACACCAATGAATGCCCTACGGGCATTGCTACGCAGGATCCAGCTCGCGCCAAAGCCATTGATATTGAAAGCAAGAGTGAACGAGTTAAAAACTTTCATAAAAACACCTTGCACGCTTTTTACGAATTACTTGGTAGTATGGGACTAGATGACCCAGATAAACTACTGCCACAAATGGTGAAACGTCGCTCACCCTATGGATTATTAATGTCAGTAGGTAGCCTTATTAAGCCTCTGCACGAAGGTGAAATTTTAGAAAATAAACCACTTGGCAATTGGAGCATCTGGTGGCAGCAGGCATCAAGTGAACATTTTTATGTTTACGATGACAGTATTTTACAACCACAGGAACTTAGCCGTGACAACCTCTAG
- a CDS encoding NAD-dependent succinate-semialdehyde dehydrogenase — MTTSSLKQLTDNSLVKNSSFINGNWLKSSATFDVVNPFNNSVLTQVADINPSDVEKAVIAAKNVQLAWQNTTANERSEYLKKWANLLTENLEDLALLLTLEQGKPLAEARGEIKYGISYIEWFSEEAKRVYGDTMPALSNSQQIIVTKQPVGVVAAITPWNFPNAMITRKAAAALAAGCCFIVKPSELTPLSALAMAELSLQAGIPNGVFNVVVGTNAKAIGEVLTTHPDIAKFSFTGSTAVGKLLTKQAASTVKRVSMELGGNAPFIVFDDADLEAAATGLIAAKFRNAGQTCVCANRIYLAESIKQPFLEIFTEKLKQLKQGNGLEDVQLGPLINKAAIDKVSTLVNNAISQGATLHYLGEASATGYPATILTNCTNSMEIAQNEIFGPVATIFTFTNEQEVIKQANDTEYGLAAYFYSQNINRIMHTANQLKFGMIGINEGIISNAAAPFGGVKQSGYGREGSHYGLDDYLEVKYLCLGNLV, encoded by the coding sequence GTGACAACCTCTAGCCTAAAACAATTAACGGATAACTCATTAGTTAAAAATAGTAGCTTTATCAATGGAAATTGGCTCAAGAGCAGTGCTACATTTGATGTGGTAAACCCGTTTAATAACAGTGTGCTGACACAAGTAGCTGATATTAACCCTAGCGATGTTGAAAAAGCAGTTATTGCAGCTAAAAATGTTCAATTAGCATGGCAAAACACCACGGCAAATGAGCGTAGCGAATATTTAAAAAAATGGGCGAATTTACTCACGGAAAATTTAGAAGACTTGGCGTTATTGCTCACTTTGGAGCAAGGTAAACCGCTAGCTGAAGCGCGCGGTGAAATCAAATACGGCATTAGCTATATTGAATGGTTTAGTGAAGAAGCTAAGCGTGTTTATGGTGATACCATGCCTGCACTCAGTAACTCGCAGCAAATTATTGTCACAAAGCAACCTGTTGGCGTAGTTGCAGCCATTACCCCATGGAATTTCCCTAATGCCATGATCACCCGTAAAGCCGCCGCAGCACTTGCAGCAGGCTGCTGTTTTATTGTTAAACCATCTGAGCTTACGCCATTAAGCGCACTTGCTATGGCTGAATTAAGCCTACAAGCGGGCATACCCAACGGTGTTTTTAATGTGGTTGTAGGTACTAATGCTAAGGCCATCGGCGAAGTATTAACAACACACCCAGATATTGCCAAATTTAGTTTTACCGGCTCTACAGCAGTGGGGAAGTTACTCACCAAGCAGGCGGCGTCAACGGTAAAACGTGTGTCGATGGAGCTTGGTGGAAACGCGCCCTTTATTGTGTTTGACGATGCTGATTTAGAGGCAGCAGCCACAGGGTTAATTGCCGCAAAATTTAGAAATGCTGGGCAAACCTGTGTATGTGCTAATCGAATTTATCTTGCCGAATCCATTAAACAGCCATTTTTAGAGATCTTCACAGAAAAATTAAAACAGTTAAAACAAGGTAATGGCTTAGAGGATGTGCAACTTGGCCCACTTATTAATAAAGCTGCAATCGATAAAGTATCAACGTTAGTAAATAACGCCATTAGCCAAGGTGCAACTTTACACTATCTAGGTGAAGCAAGTGCAACAGGTTACCCTGCAACCATTTTAACCAACTGCACTAATTCTATGGAGATTGCACAAAACGAGATTTTCGGCCCTGTTGCAACCATCTTTACTTTCACAAATGAGCAAGAAGTTATTAAACAAGCCAACGATACTGAGTATGGCCTCGCCGCTTATTTTTATAGCCAAAACATTAATCGCATTATGCACACAGCCAATCAGTTAAAGTTTGGCATGATTGGTATTAATGAAGGCATTATTTCAAATGCCGCCGCCCCATTTGGTGGTGTAAAACAGTCCGGTTATGGCCGCGAGGGATCACACTACGGACTAGATGATTATTTAGAAGTTAAGTACTTGTGTTTAGGGAATTTAGTCTAG
- a CDS encoding S8 family serine peptidase: protein MSILAKKGLFAVSLCALSVSSALYASATQYITVGNDTQKITKEPGIVSSVFHVTDKDGKVISQKVYRRFEKERFIVELHNAPLIQAKHQIKNNVTKQFLNSKTSSATQESIIRSQLQQAQARIETDQQATIQQIQSINKNIKLLSRFSRTSNAIVIEADKTSLNAIKQLPNVKRVSPDTIKSIDLSESVSLVNAPLIWAMTDANSETITGKGISVAILDTGIDYNHVDLGGCLGENCRITHGYDFVNNDNDPMDGHGHGTHVAGIVGANGTLKGVAPDVTFHAYKVLSDYGSGATSGIIAALERSVDPDGDINTDDAVDIVNMSLGGGGSATDPLSIATNNTVDAGVIVVVAAGNDGYYGAINASSPAAAEKAITVASSTKQDAISDFSSKATQTEIFNKPEITAPGSSINSTLPNSEYGYNSGTSMAAPHVAGAIALLKQNDPSLSSKKATQLLAAGAINIGSDPLAQGPGRMDIEKSIKATTTANDTAINFGKLDTASNSWSSTRSITINNHSGDEKNYQITAGDGLPTGATISFSETSFTLPANSSHTLNFDLTVPDTTAIPFATSSAGIHFSNITISSDTDELRIPTYFEHSVKLTLKTNSPSQVSATIIDELGRMTSYYLDAFSPVELNSPGSSIFISATYFDLDTSDITVAPDVAKLKYGASSHQLELTETTEFLLDVNQLTNITGINSATNHSGDNILSKTHNFYGSTDFWTGTRGFGWGYFPNEFTHIYLALGEIANTHEFKMSSHFKFSESASEEGYYLHSRKIIDGISVASDIDIDLSSLSVINILPPNPEKVDQFSISDRNTNSLTQQVDSKINKINIYQPQQNDFIDFKQFVTYKYDPIQGRHSNSIYSNLFDLNESGELRIYSDRPVQTSDSNELNFSETSRRYFNGTINVSDSKLVHSPSRWDRVLFSDHQGNTNNPEANYSFYCENEEGKRELLSSGSISYYHATAERPEANCEKLLYTISYKNNYFDSSSTSVLTFNLADSDIVTTADYISLKHADKLYAHHIVNKIDSTLTLEQDGSLNLKSVEMRLNDSEWQVLDYSIDDDSFVSIPLDLVEGSFDADIRITTTSSMGNDVVHTLNDYFKFGTDSGDVNDADNDGIPNDTDPDDDNDGYNDDVDAFPYNSQEWLDSDGDGLGDNADTDDDNDGYLDTEDAFPLDPTEWLDTDGDGIGNNADTDDDGDGHSDEEDAFPLDPSEWVDTDEDGTGNNSDIDDDNDGYLDDDDAFPLDATEWLDTDGDGIGNNADTDDDNDGVNDNEDAFPLDATESVDTDGDGIGNNADTDDDNDGISDNEDAFPLDATESVDTDGDGIGNNADTDDDNDGVADSQDAFPLDETESVDTDGDGIGNNADTDDDGDGVSDAQDAYPLDASRSSAPDNNAAENTSSSSGGSLPLIGLFALISITLRRFRRK from the coding sequence ATGTCAATTTTAGCGAAAAAGGGACTCTTCGCGGTCTCTCTGTGCGCCCTTTCTGTCTCTAGTGCGCTTTATGCGTCTGCAACTCAATATATAACTGTCGGAAACGATACACAAAAAATAACTAAAGAACCTGGAATCGTTAGCAGCGTTTTTCATGTCACTGACAAAGATGGCAAAGTAATATCGCAAAAAGTATACAGACGTTTTGAAAAAGAACGTTTCATCGTAGAACTTCACAATGCACCTTTAATACAAGCAAAGCACCAAATAAAGAACAATGTTACTAAGCAGTTTTTAAATTCAAAAACCTCATCGGCAACACAAGAATCAATTATTCGTTCTCAATTACAGCAAGCCCAAGCAAGAATAGAAACCGACCAGCAAGCAACGATTCAGCAAATACAAAGCATAAATAAAAACATTAAGTTACTTAGCCGCTTTTCAAGAACAAGCAATGCTATTGTGATTGAAGCTGACAAAACGTCGTTAAATGCCATCAAACAACTACCCAATGTTAAACGCGTTTCACCCGATACAATTAAGTCGATTGATTTAAGTGAAAGTGTATCGCTTGTAAATGCCCCTTTGATTTGGGCAATGACTGATGCAAATAGTGAAACCATTACAGGTAAAGGGATATCCGTTGCTATTCTCGACACGGGGATTGACTACAATCATGTCGACCTAGGCGGCTGTTTAGGCGAAAACTGCCGTATTACCCATGGCTATGATTTTGTAAATAATGATAACGACCCTATGGATGGTCACGGTCATGGTACTCATGTTGCAGGTATTGTTGGTGCAAATGGAACATTAAAAGGTGTAGCACCTGATGTGACTTTTCATGCATATAAAGTTCTCAGTGACTATGGTTCAGGCGCAACCAGCGGCATTATTGCTGCCCTAGAGCGCTCTGTTGACCCTGATGGTGATATCAATACAGATGACGCTGTAGATATTGTGAATATGAGCTTAGGCGGTGGTGGTAGTGCAACCGACCCTCTAAGCATCGCAACAAACAATACTGTGGATGCAGGTGTGATTGTTGTCGTTGCCGCAGGTAATGACGGCTATTACGGGGCCATTAACGCAAGCTCTCCCGCCGCAGCTGAAAAAGCCATTACCGTTGCATCATCAACGAAACAAGACGCCATATCTGATTTCTCATCCAAAGCGACTCAAACCGAAATTTTTAATAAACCTGAAATTACAGCGCCGGGAAGTAGCATCAACTCAACTTTGCCAAATAGTGAATACGGATATAACAGCGGCACAAGTATGGCTGCACCACATGTTGCAGGCGCAATTGCATTATTAAAACAAAACGACCCAAGCTTATCATCAAAGAAAGCAACACAATTACTCGCAGCTGGCGCGATAAATATTGGTTCAGACCCTCTTGCACAAGGCCCTGGGCGAATGGATATTGAAAAAAGTATCAAAGCCACGACAACAGCCAACGATACTGCAATCAACTTTGGTAAACTCGACACCGCATCAAATAGCTGGAGTAGCACTCGCTCAATTACCATTAATAACCATTCAGGTGATGAGAAAAATTATCAAATAACAGCTGGTGATGGGTTGCCAACTGGTGCGACTATCAGCTTTTCAGAAACAAGCTTCACTTTACCGGCTAATTCATCGCACACTTTAAATTTTGACCTTACGGTGCCAGATACAACCGCAATACCATTTGCTACTAGCAGTGCAGGTATTCACTTTTCCAATATCACTATTTCATCAGATACCGATGAACTGCGTATTCCAACTTACTTTGAACACAGCGTAAAACTGACTCTTAAGACTAATTCGCCAAGCCAAGTAAGTGCCACGATCATCGATGAACTTGGAAGAATGACGAGCTATTATCTTGATGCTTTTAGTCCCGTTGAACTTAACTCCCCAGGCAGCAGCATTTTTATTAGCGCCACTTATTTCGATTTAGATACGAGTGACATTACTGTTGCCCCTGATGTAGCAAAATTAAAATATGGTGCTTCCTCACACCAGCTTGAACTAACCGAAACCACAGAGTTTTTATTAGATGTTAATCAATTAACTAATATTACAGGGATTAATAGCGCTACTAACCACAGTGGCGATAATATATTGTCAAAAACACATAACTTTTATGGTTCAACGGATTTTTGGACAGGAACTCGTGGTTTTGGTTGGGGTTATTTTCCAAATGAATTCACACATATTTATTTAGCCTTGGGTGAAATTGCTAATACTCATGAATTTAAAATGTCATCACACTTTAAATTTTCCGAGAGCGCATCAGAAGAAGGCTATTATTTACATAGCCGAAAAATTATTGATGGTATCTCAGTTGCCAGTGATATCGATATAGATCTCTCTTCCCTAAGCGTTATCAATATACTGCCTCCTAACCCAGAAAAAGTAGATCAGTTTAGTATAAGTGACAGAAACACAAATTCGCTTACACAGCAGGTAGACTCGAAAATTAATAAAATAAATATCTATCAGCCGCAGCAAAATGATTTTATCGACTTTAAGCAATTCGTTACATACAAATATGATCCAATTCAAGGCAGGCACTCAAACTCAATATATTCAAATTTGTTTGATTTAAATGAATCAGGAGAGTTGCGCATATACAGTGATAGACCTGTGCAAACCTCAGATAGCAATGAATTAAACTTCTCTGAGACCAGTAGGCGTTATTTTAACGGCACTATTAATGTTTCTGATTCGAAGCTAGTGCATTCACCCAGCCGCTGGGACAGAGTATTATTTTCTGACCATCAAGGAAATACTAATAACCCTGAAGCCAATTACAGTTTTTATTGTGAGAATGAAGAAGGTAAACGTGAATTATTAAGTAGCGGCAGTATCTCTTACTATCACGCCACTGCTGAACGTCCAGAAGCTAATTGCGAAAAGCTACTGTATACCATCAGTTATAAAAATAATTATTTCGATTCAAGCAGCACTTCTGTTCTGACATTTAATTTAGCGGATAGCGATATTGTAACGACTGCTGATTATATTTCTTTGAAGCATGCGGACAAGCTTTATGCTCACCATATTGTCAATAAAATAGATTCAACGCTAACTTTGGAGCAGGATGGGTCACTTAACCTTAAATCTGTTGAAATGCGTTTAAACGATAGTGAATGGCAAGTGCTCGATTATTCTATTGATGATGATAGTTTTGTCTCTATCCCGTTAGACTTAGTTGAAGGTAGTTTTGATGCCGATATACGCATTACGACTACTTCTTCTATGGGTAATGACGTCGTCCACACATTAAATGATTACTTCAAATTTGGTACTGATTCTGGTGATGTTAACGATGCCGATAATGACGGTATTCCAAACGATACAGATCCAGATGATGATAATGATGGTTATAACGATGATGTTGATGCCTTCCCATATAACTCACAAGAATGGTTAGATAGTGATGGTGATGGGCTGGGTGACAATGCCGATACCGACGATGATAACGATGGCTATTTAGATACTGAGGATGCCTTCCCGCTAGATCCAACTGAATGGTTAGATACCGATGGTGATGGCATTGGCAACAACGCCGACACCGATGATGATGGTGATGGCCATTCAGATGAAGAAGATGCATTTCCTCTAGATCCAAGCGAGTGGGTTGATACCGATGAAGACGGCACTGGCAACAACTCAGATATCGATGACGATAACGACGGTTATCTTGATGATGATGATGCATTCCCGCTTGATGCAACTGAATGGCTAGACACAGATGGCGATGGTATCGGCAACAATGCAGATACTGATGACGACAACGACGGTGTGAACGACAATGAAGATGCCTTCCCACTTGATGCAACTGAATCAGTTGATACAGATGGTGATGGCATAGGTAACAACGCAGATACTGATGATGATAACGATGGGATTTCAGATAATGAGGACGCTTTCCCACTCGATGCCACAGAATCAGTTGATACAGATGGTGATGGCATAGGCAACAACGCCGATACAGATGATGATAACGATGGCGTTGCTGACAGCCAAGATGCTTTCCCACTTGATGAGACCGAATCTGTTGATACCGATGGTGACGGTATTGGTAACAATGCCGATACCGACGATGATGGTGATGGCGTAAGTGATGCACAAGACGCATACCCACTTGATGCAAGTCGCTCTTCTGCGCCAGATAACAATGCCGCTGAAAACACAAGTTCATCAAGCGGTGGTTCACTGCCGTTAATTGGATTATTTGCTCTAATTTCAATTACTTTAAGAAGATTTAGGCGTAAATAA
- a CDS encoding S8 family serine peptidase, translating into MNKKSLTLAISFALSSSYALANQPTSNGASDDMEIANTCIVRFNDSISKFDVEGKARGMVASANAKAKHIYSNSIKGMAVNMSCDKAKQKFAGNSDVMRFTPDGKVYANPKGGKPGGGGSNNQTTPWSVSRVGGPVDGSGYSAWVLDSGIDLDHPDLNVDASRGYTAFTSGRDAGMDDKNGHGTHVAGTIAAINNEIDVVGVAAGATVIPVKVLNARGSGSWSGVLAGIDHVGANANAGDCANMSLGGGFNQELNDAVEAAAQQSGAFFVVAAGNESQHAGNVSPASASGNRVYTISATDSNDRFASFSNYGNPPVDYAAPGVSILSTKAGGGTTTMSGTSMASPAACAVIMMRNGNPSTDGRASGDPDGNADSIIHL; encoded by the coding sequence ATGAATAAAAAATCTCTCACGCTCGCTATCTCATTTGCCCTTTCATCAAGCTATGCACTAGCAAATCAACCAACCAGTAATGGTGCATCTGATGATATGGAAATTGCCAATACCTGTATTGTGCGTTTTAACGATTCAATTTCTAAGTTTGATGTTGAAGGTAAAGCGCGCGGTATGGTGGCTAGTGCAAATGCGAAAGCAAAACACATTTATAGCAACTCAATAAAGGGGATGGCTGTAAACATGAGTTGTGACAAAGCAAAACAAAAATTTGCCGGTAACAGTGATGTAATGCGTTTTACACCAGATGGTAAAGTGTATGCAAACCCTAAAGGCGGTAAGCCTGGCGGCGGTGGTTCTAATAACCAAACAACACCATGGAGTGTTAGCCGTGTTGGTGGTCCTGTTGATGGTTCTGGTTACAGCGCATGGGTACTCGATTCAGGTATTGATTTAGACCACCCAGATCTTAATGTAGATGCAAGCCGTGGTTACACCGCGTTTACTTCAGGCCGTGATGCAGGTATGGATGATAAAAATGGTCATGGTACTCACGTAGCAGGTACTATTGCTGCAATTAATAATGAGATTGATGTTGTAGGTGTAGCTGCTGGAGCAACGGTTATTCCAGTTAAAGTATTGAATGCACGCGGTTCCGGTAGTTGGTCAGGCGTATTAGCGGGCATTGATCATGTAGGTGCGAACGCGAATGCCGGAGATTGTGCAAATATGAGTTTAGGTGGAGGCTTTAATCAAGAGTTAAACGATGCGGTTGAAGCGGCTGCGCAGCAATCAGGTGCATTTTTTGTGGTAGCTGCTGGTAACGAAAGCCAGCATGCTGGTAACGTATCGCCTGCAAGTGCATCAGGTAACCGCGTTTATACGATTTCTGCAACTGATTCAAACGATCGCTTTGCAAGCTTCTCTAACTATGGCAACCCGCCTGTTGATTATGCAGCCCCGGGGGTAAGTATTTTATCAACAAAAGCAGGTGGCGGTACAACCACAATGTCTGGTACTTCAATGGCATCGCCTGCGGCATGTGCTGTAATAATGATGCGCAATGGCAACCCAAGTACAGACGGACGCGCATCTGGTGATCCTGACGGCAACGCAGATAGCATCATTCACCTGTAA
- a CDS encoding DUF2780 domain-containing protein: MKKCMLLASIAVAVCSTQVAAVDLSSIVKDPTAKQKTVQPSSSVLAGLAAQQLGLSEESVNAGLGALLKVAKDHINVDDFGLISKALPDMNSYLEAAPKSSTSSLSSMLGGSDSSGKKALSLGYLDSAFESIGIPKEQVPMLIGTLTGYLAQNGYSKEAEMLKQGLSFL; this comes from the coding sequence ATGAAAAAATGTATGTTATTAGCTTCAATTGCGGTGGCTGTATGTTCAACGCAGGTTGCTGCAGTCGATTTATCAAGTATTGTGAAGGACCCAACAGCTAAACAGAAAACAGTTCAGCCATCATCAAGTGTTTTGGCTGGCTTAGCTGCACAGCAACTTGGGTTATCTGAAGAGTCAGTAAATGCAGGTCTTGGTGCACTGTTAAAAGTCGCGAAAGATCATATCAATGTTGATGATTTTGGTTTAATTAGTAAAGCCCTTCCTGATATGAATTCATATTTAGAGGCTGCGCCTAAGTCGTCAACATCGTCACTATCTTCGATGCTAGGTGGTAGTGATAGTTCAGGGAAAAAGGCATTAAGTCTAGGTTATTTAGACAGTGCGTTTGAAAGTATTGGCATTCCAAAAGAGCAAGTGCCTATGCTAATCGGCACGCTTACGGGATATCTTGCACAAAATGGCTATAGCAAAGAAGCTGAAATGCTTAAACAAGGGTTAAGCTTTTTATAA